From a single Rutidosis leptorrhynchoides isolate AG116_Rl617_1_P2 unplaced genomic scaffold, CSIRO_AGI_Rlap_v1 contig483, whole genome shotgun sequence genomic region:
- the LOC139883967 gene encoding uncharacterized protein — protein sequence MASTSIVIKEQFNAFHKIDRVLYNILVLGLWREPSESMQIMALWLWLEGVGFGYIVEKMSYLPLTLINELVDEAIMCLSCINNNIVSILPENMEVHMLQSLLEKDISLQFFLQNQLKAIQGIPQVMTEVCQRALSKITQQAIIWNEAQSIADSQRSASTMGVHSISTRGSYGGNYKVLI from the coding sequence ATGGCTtctactagtattgttattaaggAACAATTTAACGCCTTCCACAAAATAGATCGAGTATTGTACAACATCCTCGTGCTTGGTCTATGGCGAGAACCATCCGAATCCATGCAAATCATGGCTCTTTGGCTATGGTTAGAAGGGGTAGGATTCGGTTATATTGTGGAAAAAATGTCATATTTACCTTTAACTTTGATTAATGAACTTGTCGATGAGGCGATCATGTGCCTCTCTTGCATTAACAATAATATAGTATCGATTCTGCCTGAAAACATGGAAGTtcatatgcttcaaagtttgttaGAGAAAGATATTTCTCTTCAATTCTTCTTACAGAACCAGTTGAAAGCAATTCAAGGGATCCCACAAGTCATGACCGAAGTTTGTCAAAGGGCACTTTCGAAAATCACACAACAAGCTATCATCTGGAATGAAGCACAAAGCATAGCGGATAGTCAGAGATCGGCTTCGACTATGGGGGTTCATTCAATCTCAACGAGAGGTTCTTATGGTGGTAACTATAAGGTGTTAATTTAg